A single genomic interval of Clostridium facile harbors:
- a CDS encoding [FeFe] hydrogenase, group A, translated as MPNYMIVDGIHVEFDQEKNILDVVRKAGIELPTLCYYSDLSIYGACRMCVVEDERGRIMASCSTPPKNKMVIQTNTPKLQKYRKMILELLLSAHCRDCTVCEKSGKCKLQDLAYRFGIKSVRFANTTVKKPMDTSSKAIVRDPGKCILCGDCVRMCNEVQNVGAIDFAYRGSNMIVSPAFERSIAETDCVNCGQCAAVCPTGAITIKNEIDRAWDAIYDPTKRVVVQIAPAVRVALGEEFGLPAGENVMGKIAASLRKMGFDHIYDTNLSADLTVTEEAAEFVKRIKKGQTKEFPLFTSCCPAWVRYMETKHPELMQYVSSCKSPMQMFGAVIKEYYREQDEMDDRQTFMIAIMPCTAKKAEAAREEFVREGVPDIDLVLTTSELCQMIKETGIKFNDQEPEASDMPFSLYSGGGAIFGVTGGVTEAVIRHVMDDKSSVALRELEFIGVRGADEIKECEIEVEGNPIRIAVVSGLNNAETIIQQITNGERHYDFVEVMACPEGCISGAGQPFNLRGGRKMRARGIYRVDKVAQIKRSGENPMVKELYNGILKNRTKDLLHVHYHK; from the coding sequence ATGCCAAATTATATGATTGTAGATGGAATCCATGTGGAATTCGACCAGGAAAAAAATATTTTAGATGTTGTGCGGAAAGCAGGAATCGAATTGCCTACCTTGTGTTATTACTCTGACCTGTCCATTTACGGCGCATGCCGTATGTGTGTAGTGGAAGATGAACGGGGAAGGATTATGGCTTCCTGTTCCACTCCTCCAAAAAATAAAATGGTAATCCAAACCAATACTCCAAAATTGCAGAAATACCGGAAGATGATTCTGGAATTGTTGTTATCTGCTCACTGTAGGGATTGTACGGTTTGTGAAAAAAGTGGAAAATGTAAATTGCAGGATTTAGCATACCGTTTCGGCATTAAATCTGTACGCTTTGCAAATACCACCGTCAAAAAACCGATGGATACTTCTTCGAAAGCGATTGTACGTGATCCTGGAAAATGTATCCTTTGTGGTGACTGTGTACGTATGTGTAATGAGGTACAAAACGTTGGGGCAATTGATTTTGCATACCGTGGTTCCAATATGATTGTCAGCCCTGCGTTTGAACGGAGTATTGCGGAAACAGACTGTGTCAACTGTGGCCAATGTGCGGCTGTCTGTCCAACAGGGGCAATTACCATTAAAAACGAAATTGACCGGGCATGGGACGCAATTTATGACCCAACTAAACGAGTTGTCGTCCAAATCGCTCCAGCTGTCCGTGTTGCATTGGGGGAAGAGTTCGGTCTGCCTGCTGGAGAAAACGTAATGGGTAAAATCGCGGCTAGCTTGAGGAAAATGGGATTTGACCATATCTATGATACCAATCTTTCCGCTGACCTAACGGTTACAGAGGAAGCGGCGGAATTTGTAAAACGAATCAAAAAGGGGCAGACAAAAGAATTCCCATTGTTCACATCCTGCTGTCCAGCATGGGTACGTTATATGGAAACCAAACATCCAGAGTTAATGCAATATGTATCCTCCTGTAAATCTCCAATGCAGATGTTTGGGGCGGTAATTAAAGAATACTATCGGGAACAGGACGAAATGGATGACCGTCAGACCTTTATGATTGCTATTATGCCATGTACCGCAAAAAAAGCAGAAGCCGCACGGGAAGAATTTGTTCGGGAAGGTGTGCCGGATATTGACCTAGTTTTAACTACTTCTGAATTATGCCAGATGATTAAAGAAACTGGTATTAAATTTAACGACCAGGAACCAGAAGCTTCGGATATGCCGTTTTCCTTGTATTCTGGTGGTGGTGCTATCTTTGGGGTTACTGGTGGTGTTACAGAAGCCGTGATTCGTCATGTGATGGATGACAAAAGTTCCGTCGCATTGCGGGAACTAGAATTTATTGGTGTACGTGGCGCGGACGAGATAAAAGAATGTGAAATCGAAGTGGAGGGAAATCCAATCCGAATTGCTGTAGTAAGCGGGTTAAATAATGCGGAAACAATTATCCAACAAATTACCAACGGAGAACGCCATTACGATTTTGTAGAAGTAATGGCCTGCCCAGAAGGTTGTATTTCTGGAGCAGGGCAGCCATTTAATCTTCGTGGAGGACGTAAAATGCGAGCAAGAGGTATTTATCGTGTGGATAAAGTTGCGCAAATTAAACGTTCTGGAGAAAACCCAATGGTAAAAGAATTGTATAATGGTATTTTGAAGAACCGGACCAAAGATTTATTACATGTTCATTACCATAAATAA